ACGGCGCCGGCGGCGCGGCCCGCACCTTCCAGGTGGCGGGCCATCACTACGCCCTGGTCCCGGTGACCGGCCTGACGGCGGGTACGGCGACGGCGTACGAGGTCCTCCTCGACGGCACCCGTGTGTGGCCGCTGCCCGACTCGCGTTTCCCGCCCTCCGAGATCCACGCCCCCGCCGCCGAGGACGACGGCCACGTGGTGCGGGTGTCGTTCGGTTCCTGCCGGTGGGCGGCGCCCGCGGCCGACGCGCACGACCCCGTGGGCCCCGACGCCCTGGACAGCCTGGCCGCCCGCCTCGCCGCCGACCCCGGACGCGAACGCCCCGACGTACTGCTCCTGTTGGGCGACCAGGTGTACGCCGACGAGGTCTCCGACGCGACCCGTGAACGGATCGCCGCCCGCCGCGGCCTCACCGACCCGCCGGGCGCCGAGGTCGCGGACTTCGAGGAGTACACCTGGCTGTACTACGAGTCCTGGCTCGACCCCGAGGTGCGCTGGCTGCTGTCCACGGTGCCGAGTTGCATGGTCTTCGACGATCACGACGTCATCGACGACTGGAACACCTCCGCCGCCTGGCTGGCCGACGTGCGGGCCACGCCCTGGTGGCACGAGCGGCTGCTCAGCGGCCTGATGTCGTACTGGGTGCACCAGCACCTCGGCAACCTCGCCCCGGCCGAGCTGGCCGCCGACCCGGTCTACGCCGCCGTACGCGCGGCCCCCGACGGCACCGACGTCCTGCGCGCCTTCGCCTGCCGCGCCGACGCCGACCCGGCGTCCGTACGGTGGAGCTACCGGCGGGACTTCGGGCGGGTGCGGCTGCTGATGGTCGACACCCGGGCCGCGCGGGTCCTGGCCGAGGACGAGCGGGCGATGCTCAACCCGGGCGAGGCCGAGTGGCTGCGCGACCAGGTCCTCGACGACCCCGGCTCCTACGACCACCTCCTGATCGGCACCTCCCTGCCCTGGCTGCTGCCGCACCTGGTGCACGACGCCGAGGAGTGGGACGCGGCCCTGTGCCGGGGTGAACGCGGGGCGCGCTGGGCCCGGTTCGGGGAGAAGCTGCGGCGGGCGGCGGATCTGGAGCACTGGGCGGCCTTCCCGACGTCCTTCACCGCACTGGCGGAACTGATCGCCGAGGCGGGGACGGGGTCGTCGGCTCCCGCGAGCGTCCTCGTGCTCTCCGGGGACGTACACCACGCGTACGTGGCGGAGGCCCGCTGGCCCGAGGGGAGCCGCAGCGATGCGGACGGCGGAACCGGGCCGGACGCGCGGGTGTTCCAGCTCACCTGCTCCCCCGTCCACAACTCCATCCCCCTGTCGATACGGGTGGGCTTCCGCTTCGGCTGGAGCGCCCTGGCCCGTGCGCTCGGCCGC
The Streptomyces sp. NBC_01485 genome window above contains:
- a CDS encoding alkaline phosphatase D family protein, which translates into the protein MAGLRLGPLLRYADGSSATVWVEASRPCAAEVRCADGAGGAARTFQVAGHHYALVPVTGLTAGTATAYEVLLDGTRVWPLPDSRFPPSEIHAPAAEDDGHVVRVSFGSCRWAAPAADAHDPVGPDALDSLAARLAADPGRERPDVLLLLGDQVYADEVSDATRERIAARRGLTDPPGAEVADFEEYTWLYYESWLDPEVRWLLSTVPSCMVFDDHDVIDDWNTSAAWLADVRATPWWHERLLSGLMSYWVHQHLGNLAPAELAADPVYAAVRAAPDGTDVLRAFACRADADPASVRWSYRRDFGRVRLLMVDTRAARVLAEDERAMLNPGEAEWLRDQVLDDPGSYDHLLIGTSLPWLLPHLVHDAEEWDAALCRGERGARWARFGEKLRRAADLEHWAAFPTSFTALAELIAEAGTGSSAPASVLVLSGDVHHAYVAEARWPEGSRSDADGGTGPDARVFQLTCSPVHNSIPLSIRVGFRFGWSALARALGRRFRRHGHCPRPPVNWRRTGGPWFGNQLMSLTLHGRSARLRLEQARGNGVLATVKESDLTP